In Salmonella enterica subsp. enterica serovar Typhimurium str. LT2, a single window of DNA contains:
- the dmsB gene encoding anaerobic dimethyl sulfoxide reductase, subunit B (similar to E. coli anaerobic dimethyl sulfoxide reductase subunit B (AAC73981.1); Blastp hit to AAC73981.1 (205 aa), 96% identity in aa 1 - 205) has product MTTQYGFFIDSSRCTGCKTCELACKDYKDLTPDVSFRRIYEYAGGDWQEDNGVWHQNVFAYYLSISCNHCEDPACTKVCPSGAMHKRDDGFVVVNEEVCIGCRYCHMACPYGAPQYNAAKGHMTKCDGCYDRVAEGKKPICVESCPLRALDFGPIDELRKKHGELAAVAPLPRAHFTKPNIVIKPNANSRPTGDTTGYLANPKEV; this is encoded by the coding sequence ATGACAACCCAGTATGGATTTTTTATTGATTCCAGCCGTTGCACCGGTTGCAAAACCTGCGAACTGGCCTGCAAGGACTACAAAGATTTGACCCCGGATGTCAGCTTCCGCCGCATTTATGAGTATGCGGGCGGCGACTGGCAGGAAGATAACGGCGTCTGGCACCAGAACGTCTTTGCCTACTATCTCTCCATCTCCTGTAACCACTGCGAAGACCCGGCCTGCACCAAAGTCTGCCCGAGCGGCGCGATGCACAAGCGCGATGACGGTTTTGTGGTGGTGAACGAAGAGGTCTGTATCGGTTGCCGCTACTGCCACATGGCCTGCCCGTACGGCGCGCCGCAGTACAACGCGGCCAAAGGTCATATGACCAAGTGCGATGGCTGTTATGACCGGGTGGCGGAAGGTAAGAAACCGATTTGCGTCGAATCCTGCCCGCTGCGGGCGCTGGACTTTGGTCCTATCGATGAACTGCGCAAAAAACACGGTGAGCTGGCTGCCGTCGCGCCGTTGCCGCGCGCGCATTTCACGAAGCCGAATATTGTGATTAAACCCAACGCCAACAGCCGCCCGACCGGGGACACCACCGGTTATCTGGCCAATCCGAAGGAGGTATAA